In Papaver somniferum cultivar HN1 chromosome 1, ASM357369v1, whole genome shotgun sequence, a genomic segment contains:
- the LOC113316212 gene encoding biotin synthase, mitochondrial-like — MMMIRSLRLRVHPSLYISSFSTLSSSSSSAAAVQADRTIKEGPRNNWTKDEIKHVYDSPVLDLLYHGAQVHRHAHNFREVQQCTLLSVKTGGCSEDCSYCPQSSRYNTGLKAQKMMGKDAVLEAAEKAKEAGSTRFCMGAAWRDTVGRKTNFKQILEYVKEIRGMGMEVCCTLGMIEKQQAVELKEAGLTAYNHNLDTSREFYPNIITTRSYDERLETLKFVREAGINVCSGGIIGLGEAEEDRVGLLHTLATLPEHPESVPINALLAVKGTPLEDQKPVEIWEMIRMIATARIVMPKAMVRLSAGRVRFSMSEQALCFLAGANSIFTGEKLLTTPNNDFDADQMMFKVLGLTPKAPDFDQKATSFEAERCEQEATAS; from the exons ATGATGATGATTAGATCGTTGAGACTTCGTGTTCATCCATCACTGTATATTTCTTCATTTTCAACtctatcatcatcttcttcttcagctgCAGCCGTACAAGCAGATAGAACAATTAAAGAAGGTCCAAGAAATAATTGgactaaagatgaaattaaacatgTTTATGACTCTCCTGTGCTCGATCTTCTCTACCATGGA GCACAAGTCCATCGACATGCTCATAATTTTAGGGAAGTGCAGCAATGCACTCTTCTCTCTGTTAAAACAGGCGGGTGTAGTGAGGATTGTTCGTATTGTCCACAATCTTCAAGGTATAACACTGGGCTGAAAGCCCAAAAAATGATGGGCAAGGATGCTGTTCTGGAGGCAGCAGAAAAG GCAAAAGAGGCAGGCAGTACGCGTTTCTGCATGGGAGCTGCCTGGAGAGACACAGTAGGCAGAAAGACAAATTTTAAACAAATTCTAGAATACGTTAAAGAAATTAG GGGCATGGGGATGGAGGTATGCTGCACTTTAGGTATGATAGAGAAGCAGCAGGCGGTGGAACTCAAGGAGGCAGGACTAACTGCATATAATCACAATCTTGATACTTCAAGAGAGTTTTACCCAAACATCATCACCACTAGATCTTATGATGAGCGTCTGGAAACTCTAAAGTTCGTCCGGGAAGCAGGGATTAATGTCTGCTCAG GAGGAATTATTGGGCTTGGCGAAGCTGAAGAAGATCGAGTTGGTCTGTTGCACACTCTAGCAACACTGCCCGAGCACCCAGAAAGTGTTCCAATAAATGCATTGCTTGCAGTGAAAGGAACACCTCTCGAGGATCAAAAG ccAGTTGAAATCTGGGAGATGATCCGCATGATTGCTACTGCTCGGATAGTGATGCCGAAAGCAATGGTCAGATTATCAGCGGGGCGCGTTCGATTTTCCATGTCCGAGCAAGCACTCTGCTTCCTTGCTGGTGCCAATTCAATATTCACAGGCGAGAAGCTCTTGACAACCCCGAATAATGATTTTGATGCTGACCAAATGATGTTCAAGGTTTTAGGGCTGACACCAAAGGCTCCAGATTTTGACCAAAAAGCAACATCTTTCGAAGCTGAGAGATGTGAACAAGAAGCAACTGCCTCATAG